One part of the Osmerus mordax isolate fOsmMor3 chromosome 18, fOsmMor3.pri, whole genome shotgun sequence genome encodes these proteins:
- the ppt2b gene encoding lysosomal thioesterase PPT2: MKSTSVVSTRRCGAARLLWPVFGACLVAAVIGYKPVVIVHGLFDSPGAFVNLMRFINQSHPGTNVSVIDLYDHSASLQPLWTQVEGFKAAIYPILKNAEEGVHFICYSQGGLICRGILSTLPNHNVHSFISLSSPQAGQYGDTDYLKYIFPQFVKSNLFHLCYTSVGQRISICNYWKDPHHSDLYVNTSDYLALLNGERAHSNSTAWKKNFLQIKKLVLIGGPDDGVITPWQSSQFGFYDDNETVVEMKNQDVYLSDMFGLKTLNARGDLYLCSMADVEHVMWHSNQTVYDYCIDKWLI, from the exons ATGAAGTCGACCTCCGTTGTCTCAACCCGGAGGTGCGGGGCCGCCAGGTTGTTGTGGCCGGTCTTTGGTGCGTGTCTTGTGGCTGCAGTCATCGGATACAAGCCGGTGGTGATAGTCCATGGGTTGTTCGATAGCCCCGGCGCATTCGTCAATTTAATGCGTTTTATAAACCAG tctcaccCAGGAACCAATGTATCGGTCATTGACTTGTACGACCACAGTGCCAGCCTCCAGCCATTGTGGACCCAGGTAGAAGGGTTCAAAGCTGCCATCTATCCCATCTTAAAGAATGCAGAAGAGGGTGTCCATTTCATATGCTACTCTCAAG GTGGGCTGATATGCAGAGGGATTCTATCCACTCTTCCCAACCATAACGTCCACTCCTTCatctctttgtcctctccgcAGGCAGGCCAGTATGGAG acACAGACTACCTGAAGTACATCTTCCCTCAGTTTGTCAAGTCCAACTTGTTCCACCTCTGCTACACGTCGGTGGGGCAGCGAATATCCATCTGCAACTATTGGAAAG ATCCTCACCACAGTGATTTATATGTGAACACCAGCGACTATCTGGCCCTGTTGAACGGAGAGAGAGCACATTCCAATTCAACAG CGTGGAAGAAGAACTTCCTGCAGATCAAGAAGCTGGTCCTGATTGGTGGGCCAGACGATGGTGTCATCACACCGTGGCAGTCGAG TCAGTTTGGTTTCTATGACGACAATGAGACGGTTGTGGAAATGAAGAATCAAGAT GTGTATCTGAGTGACATGTTTGGACTGAAGACCCTGAACGCTCGTGGAGATCTGTACCTGTGCTCCATGGCAGATGTGGAACACGTCATGTGGCATTCTAACCAGACCGTTTACGACTACTGCATCGACAAGTGGCTCATCTAG
- the rps5 gene encoding 40S ribosomal protein S5: protein MTESWETAPAVAESPEIKLFGKWSTDDVQINDISLQDYIAVKEKYAKYLPHSGGRYAAKRFRKAQCPIVERLTNSMMMHGRNNGKKLMTVRIVKHAFEIIHLLTGENPLQVLVNAIINSGPREDSTRIGRAGTVRRQAVDVSPLRRVNQAIWLLCTGAREAAFRNIKTIAECLADELINAAKGSSNSYAIKKKDELERVAKSNR, encoded by the exons ATGACTGAGTCCTGGGAGACTGCCCCGGCAGTTGCCGAGAGCCCTGAAATTAAGCTCTTCGGGAAATGGAGCACCGATGATGTCCAGATCAACGACATCTCCCTGCAG GATTACATTGCAGTGAAGGAGAAGTATGCCAAGTACCTCCCTCACTCAGGGGGGCGCTACGCCGCCAAGCGCTTCCGCAAGGCCCAGTGCCCCATCGTGGAGCGTCTCACCAACTCCATGATGATGCACGGACGCAACAACGGCAAGAAGCTGATGACAGTGCGCATCGTCAAGCACGCCTTCGAGATCATCCACCTGCTGactggagag AATCCCCTGCAGGTGCTGGTCAACGCCATCATCAACAGCGGCCCCCGTGAGGACTCCACCCGTATCGGCCGCGCCGGTACCGTCAGGAGGCAGGCCGTGGACGTGTCCCCGCTGCGTAGAGTCAACCAG GCCATCTGGCTGCTGTGTACGGGAGCGAGAGAGGCGGCTTTCAGGAACATCAAGACCATCGCTGAGTGCCTGGCTGATGAGCTGATCAACGCCGCTAAG GGTTCATCCAACTCTTACGCCATCAAGAAGAAGGATGAGCTGGAGAGAGTGGCCAAGTCCAACCGTTAA
- the ddah2 gene encoding N(G),N(G)-dimethylarginine dimethylaminohydrolase 2: protein MAGMCPYGRFTHAVVRGIPETFGRAWEGGESGVDLAKAQRQFGVLTGALRQKMGLQLIVIPPDPELPESWRVEDLAVVQGDTALITRPFRQQRRSEAEAVRRVVSELNLSVVEMGAEEGGSAGATLEGSDVLFTGREFFVGISSHTNHRGAEVLADTFKDFAVSTVPVCGGSRLKNICSMGGPDTIIISNSNGAKKTLHMMEQLTDHHYEVLTVPEDAAANCVYVRGPSKQDFLLHRPPDECPDSAPAFQKLTDYTLLPTACSEASKLGASLSSFCLLINRKPHF from the exons atggCGGGTATGTGTCCTTACGGACGCTTCACCCACGCCGTGGTGCGGGGCATCCCCGAGACCTTCGGGAGGGCGTGGGAGGGCGGGGAGAGCGGCGTGGATCTGGCCAAGGCCCAGCGGCAGTTTGGCGTGCTGACGGGGGCGCTGAGGCAGAAGATGGGGCTTCAGCTGATCGTGATCCCCCCTGACCCGGAGCTGccggagagctggagggtggaggacctGGCCGTGGTGCAGGGAGACACGGCACTCATCACCAGGCCCTTCAGACAGCAGCGACGCagcgag gcGGAGGCGGTGAGGCGGGTGGTGTCGGAGCTGAACCTGAGTGTGGTGGAgatgggggcggaggaggggggctctgCGGGGGCCACGCTGGAGGGCAGCGATGTGCTCTTCACCGGCAGAGAGTTCTTCGTGGGGATCTCCTCCCACACCAACCATCGCGGGGCCGAGGTGCTGGCTGACACCTTCAAG GACTTTGCGGTGTCGACCGTACCCGTGTGTGGAGGATCTCGCCTTAAGAAcatctgttccatgggaggaccggacaccatcatcatcagcaaCTCTAACGGGGCCAAGAAGACCTtgcac atgatggAGCAGCTGACCGATCACCACTACGAGGTTCTGACCGTCCCAGAGGATGCCGCTGCTAACTGCGTGTACGTCCGTGGTCCGTCCAAACAGGacttcctcctccaccggccccctGACGAGTGTCCCGACAGCGCCCca GCCTTCCAGAAGCTGACAGACTACACGCTGCTCCCCACCGCCTGCAGCGAAGCCTCCAAGCTGGGCGCATCTCTGTCCTCCTTCTGCCTGCTCATCAACCGGAAGCCACACTTCTGA